Proteins encoded by one window of Tunturibacter psychrotolerans:
- a CDS encoding putative Ig domain-containing protein, producing MAKLSRAIAATASLALLHFCLGCGSGLVQVEATPAINQVIPQTIAAGSKNLTIKVSGTNFTSDSVILWNGTAIATSVVDSNTLSSPLASNIVATPSTVQLQVQNTNTKASSSSVPVVITTPANGASVSPLSLLTTSLPQSTQGTAYSVALAASGGTPAYSWMVTGGQLPSGLSLSATTGVISGAPTSNGIFSFTITVTDSSSPAQTAAMQFGLTVPPPVSTPPPPTVPTPLQITPSLPAGVVGSIYSGSLQVSGGTAPYTWSSSALPEGLSLGSNGVVSGDPTSSGSTSVTFTVSDSSIPAQTDSVALPLSIAPSFLTISSVKLPSGTDGSAYTAALSATGGTAPYAWSVSGLPAGLSLSSNGIISGTPTATGNFSLAVTVADSQNPAKTASAILPLSVSSTIAPLTITSTAVGPGTSNQPYTSALSATGGNGPYTWSVSGLPAGLSLGGNGVISGTPTATGNFSLAVIVTDSQSPAKTASANLPLSVTATIAPLTITSTAVAGAISNQPYGATLSATGGTAPYTWSVSGLPAGLILGSNGVISGTPTATGNFSLAVTVTDSQSPAKTASVNLPLSVTAAIAPLTITSTAVAGATSNQPYSTTLSATGGTAPYIWSVSGLPAGLSLSSNGIISGTPTATGNFSLAVTVTDSQSPAKTASASLPLSVTAAIAPLTITSATLAGATSSKPYSTTLSAIGGTAPYTWSVSGLPAGLSLGGNGVISGTPTTTGNFSLAVTVTDSQSPAKTASASLPLSVTAAIAPLTITSTAVAGATSNQPYSTTLSATGGTAPYTWSVTGLPTGLSLGGNGVISGTPTATGNFSLAVTVTDSQSPAKTASASLPLSVTATIAPLTITSTAVAGATSNQPYSTTLSATGGTAPYTWSVSGLPAGLSLGGNGVIAGTPTAAGNFSLAVTVTDSQSPAKTASASLPLSVTAAIAPLTITSTAVAGATSNQPYSATLSATGGTAPYTWSITGLPAGLSLGGNGVISGTPTATGNFSLTVTVTDSQSPAKTASANLPLSVTAAIAPLTITSTAVAGATSNQSYSATLSATGGTAPYTWSVSGLPTGLSLSSNGVISGTPTTTGNFSLAVTVTDSQSPAKTASATIPLVVTVPPLTITSSTLPSGTDGTAYSGTLQASGGTPAYTWSISTGSLPAGLTLAATTGVISGTPSVTGTTSFTATVSDNGNPVQTKSVSVSITLSAAQPPPGPGTTWYIRADGGTNTQCTGKTNAAYPGSGTGQACAFNHPYQMLNYSGGWANMAGGDTIQFADSSSAAHTYYMGEQNAGVGTDWHTQLGGLCAAANVGGGAGSSCILPAPPSGTAAQHTRILGQNAGSCHDSAHTHLVNPTVLSGIDNAFAVLDTRGTNYVDISCIEITQPDTCTNTVGAGQCGSNANYVHYGGLILNYGTDQGPSNLTLQDVAVVGIAGSGILGSHLNKSSSDVFSATDVYVIGNGGAGWNGDGGGCGTSCETVGTMNISYATIDWNGCVAVEPYDMTKPDTQNAFNYCYGQSDGGYGDGFVQIAAGNMSLNVDHSYFRWNTQDGFDGLHLSDDVKTAPAIHISTSWSEGNAGATFKIGAGASSTAINNVSISNCRVLTISSAFPLNPSGWTLDGADSCRAAGDEWSFQENNGTVITMENNTSVGYGTTMYDVGCAALAPNCFSNGATFIFKNNISKGYPDPGNGNRLASGFYFGMGNPFANAGSVADHNLWSTMDEGCPDSTIGIEKIYTCADPGLVAESDINHINPNLTSSSPAINSGIAISGITTDFNGTTRPNPPAIGAMEP from the coding sequence TTGGCGAAACTCTCTCGGGCGATTGCGGCAACCGCAAGCCTCGCGCTTCTACATTTTTGTCTCGGCTGTGGCTCCGGCTTGGTTCAGGTAGAGGCCACACCCGCTATCAATCAGGTCATCCCCCAAACCATCGCCGCAGGTTCAAAAAACCTGACCATCAAGGTCTCGGGAACAAATTTCACGAGCGACAGCGTCATCCTCTGGAATGGGACTGCAATCGCAACATCCGTCGTTGACTCAAACACTCTCTCGAGCCCTCTTGCGAGCAACATCGTCGCAACACCCTCCACGGTTCAGTTGCAGGTCCAGAACACCAATACGAAAGCTTCTTCAAGCTCCGTGCCCGTCGTAATCACGACGCCCGCGAACGGTGCTTCCGTCTCTCCCCTGTCGCTCTTGACGACATCTCTACCCCAGTCCACTCAAGGTACCGCTTATAGTGTCGCGTTGGCCGCGAGCGGAGGCACTCCCGCATATAGCTGGATGGTTACAGGAGGACAGTTACCCTCTGGACTTAGCCTGTCCGCGACGACAGGAGTTATCTCCGGCGCACCCACTTCGAACGGAATTTTTTCTTTCACTATCACAGTGACCGACTCCAGTTCCCCAGCACAAACGGCAGCAATGCAGTTCGGCTTGACCGTTCCACCTCCTGTCTCGACGCCGCCCCCTCCGACCGTCCCCACACCGTTACAAATCACGCCTTCACTCCCCGCGGGCGTAGTTGGCTCAATTTACTCCGGTTCGCTGCAAGTAAGTGGGGGTACGGCGCCTTACACCTGGTCATCGAGCGCATTGCCCGAAGGACTGAGTCTCGGAAGCAACGGTGTCGTCTCCGGAGATCCAACCTCGAGCGGCAGCACTTCTGTAACCTTCACGGTTTCAGATTCCTCCATTCCCGCGCAGACTGACTCTGTTGCGCTACCTTTGTCGATCGCGCCCTCATTCCTAACGATCAGCTCCGTCAAGTTGCCTTCCGGCACGGATGGTTCAGCCTACACCGCCGCACTCAGTGCCACCGGAGGAACCGCTCCCTACGCCTGGTCTGTCTCCGGATTGCCCGCAGGACTCAGCCTCAGCAGCAACGGCATCATCTCTGGAACCCCAACCGCAACCGGCAACTTCTCCCTCGCCGTCACCGTCGCCGATAGCCAGAACCCTGCCAAGACCGCATCGGCCATCCTTCCACTTTCGGTAAGCTCGACGATCGCGCCTCTCACCATCACCTCCACCGCAGTCGGACCCGGAACCTCCAACCAACCCTACACGTCCGCACTCAGCGCTACTGGAGGGAATGGCCCCTACACATGGTCCGTCTCTGGGCTGCCTGCAGGACTTAGCCTCGGCGGCAACGGAGTCATCTCTGGGACCCCAACCGCGACCGGCAACTTCTCCCTTGCCGTCATCGTCACCGATAGCCAGAGCCCAGCCAAGACCGCATCGGCCAACCTCCCACTCTCGGTGACCGCGACCATCGCGCCTCTCACCATCACCTCCACCGCAGTCGCAGGCGCCATCTCCAACCAGCCCTACGGCGCCACACTCAGCGCCACCGGAGGAACCGCTCCCTACACCTGGTCCGTCTCCGGATTGCCCGCAGGACTCATCCTCGGCAGCAACGGCGTCATCTCAGGAACCCCAACCGCAACTGGCAATTTCTCTCTCGCCGTCACCGTCACCGATAGTCAGAGCCCAGCCAAGACCGCATCGGTCAACCTCCCACTCTCGGTAACCGCGGCCATCGCGCCTCTCACCATCACCTCCACCGCAGTCGCAGGCGCCACCTCCAATCAGCCCTACAGCACCACGCTCAGCGCTACCGGAGGAACCGCCCCTTACATCTGGTCCGTCTCCGGGTTGCCCGCGGGACTCAGCCTCAGCAGTAACGGCATCATCTCAGGGACCCCAACCGCAACTGGCAACTTCTCTCTCGCCGTCACCGTCACCGATAGCCAGAGCCCTGCCAAGACCGCGTCGGCCAGCCTCCCACTCTCAGTAACTGCGGCCATCGCGCCTCTCACCATAACCTCCGCTACACTCGCAGGCGCAACTTCCAGCAAGCCCTACAGCACCACGCTCAGCGCTATCGGAGGAACTGCCCCCTACACCTGGTCCGTTAGCGGATTGCCCGCAGGACTCAGCCTCGGCGGCAACGGAGTCATCTCGGGAACCCCAACCACAACGGGCAATTTCTCCCTCGCCGTCACCGTCACCGATAGTCAGAGTCCAGCCAAGACCGCATCGGCCAGCCTCCCTCTCTCGGTAACCGCGGCCATCGCGCCTCTCACCATCACCTCCACCGCAGTCGCAGGCGCCACCTCCAACCAGCCCTACAGCACCACGCTCAGCGCTACCGGAGGAACCGCCCCCTACACCTGGTCCGTCACTGGGTTGCCCACGGGACTCAGCCTCGGCGGCAATGGAGTCATCTCGGGAACCCCCACCGCAACGGGCAATTTCTCCCTCGCCGTCACTGTCACCGATAGTCAGAGTCCAGCCAAGACCGCATCGGCCAGCCTCCCTCTCTCGGTAACCGCGACCATCGCGCCTCTCACCATCACCTCCACCGCAGTCGCAGGCGCCACCTCCAACCAGCCCTACAGCACCACGCTCAGCGCGACCGGCGGAACCGCACCCTACACATGGTCCGTCTCTGGGCTGCCTGCTGGACTCAGCCTCGGCGGCAACGGCGTCATCGCTGGAACCCCAACCGCAGCCGGCAACTTCTCCCTCGCCGTCACCGTCACCGACAGCCAGAGCCCTGCCAAAACCGCATCGGCCAGCCTCCCTCTCTCAGTAACCGCGGCCATCGCGCCTCTCACCATCACCTCCACCGCAGTCGCAGGCGCCACCTCCAACCAGCCCTACAGCGCCACACTCAGCGCTACCGGAGGAACCGCCCCCTACACCTGGTCCATCACCGGGTTGCCCGCAGGACTCAGCCTCGGCGGCAACGGAGTCATCTCGGGAACCCCCACCGCAACCGGAAATTTCTCCCTCACCGTCACTGTCACCGATAGTCAGAGTCCAGCCAAGACCGCATCGGCCAACCTCCCTCTCTCGGTAACCGCGGCCATCGCGCCTCTCACCATCACCTCCACCGCAGTCGCAGGCGCCACCTCCAACCAGTCCTACAGTGCCACACTCAGCGCGACTGGCGGAACCGCTCCCTACACCTGGTCCGTCTCTGGGTTGCCGACAGGACTCAGCCTCAGCAGCAATGGCGTCATCTCTGGAACCCCAACCACAACCGGCAACTTCTCCCTCGCAGTCACCGTCACCGATAGTCAGAGCCCAGCGAAGACCGCGTCCGCCACAATACCACTGGTCGTTACCGTTCCCCCACTCACAATCACTTCATCAACTCTGCCCTCAGGCACCGATGGCACAGCCTATTCGGGCACTCTGCAGGCAAGCGGAGGAACTCCTGCCTACACCTGGTCGATCAGTACTGGCAGCCTGCCCGCCGGACTCACGCTAGCGGCTACTACCGGCGTGATCTCTGGTACGCCCTCAGTCACTGGCACGACAAGCTTCACCGCAACCGTAAGCGACAACGGCAATCCCGTCCAGACGAAGTCAGTCTCGGTCTCGATCACGTTAAGTGCAGCACAGCCACCCCCTGGCCCCGGCACGACGTGGTATATCCGCGCCGATGGTGGCACCAACACGCAGTGCACGGGCAAAACCAACGCGGCGTATCCTGGGTCTGGCACGGGCCAAGCCTGCGCCTTCAACCATCCCTATCAGATGCTGAATTACTCTGGCGGCTGGGCGAACATGGCGGGCGGCGACACCATCCAGTTTGCCGACTCTTCCTCTGCCGCCCACACCTACTACATGGGCGAGCAGAATGCGGGCGTGGGAACAGACTGGCACACGCAGCTCGGGGGACTCTGTGCTGCGGCGAATGTCGGTGGGGGCGCCGGTTCAAGCTGCATCCTTCCTGCTCCTCCCTCGGGAACAGCCGCACAGCACACCCGCATCCTCGGCCAGAATGCCGGTAGCTGCCACGACTCCGCGCACACCCACCTGGTCAATCCGACCGTACTCAGCGGTATAGATAACGCCTTCGCGGTTCTCGATACCCGCGGAACGAACTACGTAGACATCTCCTGCATCGAGATCACCCAGCCCGACACCTGCACCAATACCGTGGGTGCAGGACAGTGTGGATCCAATGCGAACTACGTCCACTACGGCGGTCTCATTCTCAACTACGGGACGGATCAAGGTCCGTCCAACCTGACCCTCCAGGATGTCGCGGTGGTTGGTATTGCGGGAAGCGGCATTCTCGGAAGCCATCTCAACAAATCCAGCAGCGATGTCTTCTCCGCGACCGATGTCTATGTCATCGGCAACGGAGGAGCTGGCTGGAATGGAGACGGCGGAGGTTGCGGCACCTCCTGCGAGACCGTTGGGACCATGAATATCTCGTACGCGACGATCGACTGGAATGGCTGCGTCGCCGTCGAGCCTTACGATATGACCAAGCCCGACACGCAGAACGCCTTCAACTACTGCTACGGACAGAGTGACGGAGGCTACGGCGACGGATTCGTCCAGATCGCCGCAGGCAACATGAGCCTCAATGTGGATCACAGCTACTTCCGCTGGAATACGCAGGACGGCTTCGACGGGCTCCATCTCAGTGACGACGTGAAGACCGCTCCGGCGATTCACATCTCAACATCCTGGTCGGAGGGCAATGCCGGTGCAACCTTCAAGATCGGAGCCGGAGCCTCCTCGACCGCCATCAATAACGTGTCCATCAGCAACTGCCGGGTTCTGACCATCTCCTCCGCGTTCCCCCTCAACCCCTCAGGCTGGACCCTGGACGGAGCAGATTCCTGCCGGGCCGCCGGTGATGAATGGTCTTTCCAAGAGAACAACGGCACTGTCATCACGATGGAGAACAATACGTCCGTTGGCTACGGCACGACCATGTACGACGTCGGCTGTGCTGCGCTCGCACCGAACTGCTTCTCCAACGGAGCGACATTTATCTTCAAAAACAACATCAGCAAGGGATATCCCGATCCCGGCAACGGAAACAGGCTCGCTTCGGGGTTTTACTTCGGGATGGGCAATCCTTTCGCCAACGCCGGGTCGGTAGCCGACCACAACCTGTGGAGCACGATGGATGAAGGATGCCCGGACAGCACGATTGGCATTGAGAAGATCTACACCTGCGCCGATCCCGGTCTGGTGGCAGAGTCTGACATCAACCACATCAATCCCAATCTCACCTCTTCCAGCCCCGCCATCAACTCCGGTATCGCCATCTCCGGAATCACCACCGACTTCAACGGAACCACCAGACCCAACCCGCCAGCCATCGGCGCCATGGAACCATAA
- a CDS encoding nucleotide sugar dehydrogenase: MSTLSQVALPKIAQVRMTRLENRTAKIGVIGLGYVGLPLSLLLAEAGFKVTGFDIDTKKVTDLEAGRSYIFRIPAEEIQSARTQGFKATADFAGLSDQDAIIMCVPTPLTEHREPDLSYVENTAKAAAPWLQEGQLVVLESTTYPGTTEDLMIPILEAGNRNGLKVQSKGTAAEQGVFYVAFSPEREDPGNTTVARHDIPKVVGGHEEIATELAAVMYEGIFTRSVRVSSTRAAEMTKLLENIYRCVNIALVNELKVLALKMGMDIWEVIDAAATKPFGFHPFYPGPGLGGHCIPIDPFYLSWKAKEYDFNTRFIELAGEVNEAMPAHVVQYVAKGLNQNKKAVNGARILMLGMAYKKDIDDLRESPSLTVIELLREQGAEVQYNDPYFPTVGRGRHYNLNMTCTPLDDLGQYDCVLIMTDHTDYDYKDIVSKSRLVVDSRNATKGIKSDKIVRC; encoded by the coding sequence ATGTCGACATTGAGTCAGGTTGCTTTACCGAAGATTGCACAAGTGCGTATGACGCGTCTGGAGAACCGTACCGCGAAGATCGGAGTGATCGGGCTCGGGTACGTGGGGTTGCCGCTGTCTCTGCTGCTGGCGGAGGCGGGTTTCAAGGTGACGGGATTTGATATTGATACCAAAAAGGTTACAGATCTCGAGGCTGGGCGGTCCTATATCTTTAGAATTCCCGCGGAGGAGATTCAAAGCGCGCGCACGCAGGGCTTCAAGGCTACGGCGGACTTTGCCGGGCTTTCGGATCAGGACGCCATCATCATGTGCGTGCCGACACCGTTGACGGAGCATCGCGAGCCGGACCTGAGCTATGTGGAGAATACGGCGAAGGCGGCCGCTCCCTGGTTGCAGGAAGGGCAGCTGGTGGTGCTCGAGAGCACGACCTATCCGGGGACGACAGAGGATCTGATGATCCCGATCCTCGAGGCGGGGAACCGCAATGGGCTGAAGGTGCAGAGCAAGGGGACGGCCGCTGAGCAGGGAGTGTTTTATGTTGCGTTCTCGCCGGAGCGCGAAGATCCGGGCAATACGACTGTGGCGCGACACGATATTCCGAAGGTCGTGGGCGGTCATGAAGAGATTGCGACCGAACTTGCGGCGGTGATGTATGAGGGCATCTTTACTCGCTCGGTGCGGGTGTCGTCGACGCGCGCGGCTGAGATGACCAAGCTGCTCGAGAACATCTATCGCTGCGTGAATATCGCGCTGGTGAATGAGTTGAAGGTGCTGGCGCTGAAGATGGGGATGGATATCTGGGAGGTGATCGACGCTGCGGCGACGAAGCCGTTCGGGTTTCATCCGTTCTATCCCGGGCCAGGGCTGGGTGGACACTGCATTCCGATCGACCCGTTCTATCTGAGCTGGAAGGCGAAGGAGTACGACTTCAATACTCGCTTCATCGAACTGGCGGGCGAGGTGAATGAGGCGATGCCTGCGCATGTGGTGCAGTATGTTGCGAAGGGCTTGAACCAGAATAAAAAGGCTGTGAATGGGGCACGGATTCTGATGCTCGGGATGGCTTATAAGAAGGACATCGATGATCTGCGGGAGTCGCCTTCGCTGACTGTGATTGAGCTGTTGCGGGAGCAGGGGGCGGAGGTGCAGTACAACGATCCTTACTTCCCGACTGTGGGCAGGGGACGGCACTACAACCTGAATATGACGTGTACGCCGCTCGATGACCTGGGGCAGTATGACTGCGTGCTGATCATGACCGACCATACGGATTACGACTACAAGGATATTGTGAGCAAGTCGCGGCTGGTGGTGGACTCGCGGAATGCGACGAAGGGGATCAAGTCGGACAAGATCGTTCGTTGCTAG
- a CDS encoding SDR family oxidoreductase, with the protein MARYLITGIAGFIGSSLAHTLVKQGHDVRGIDNLSTGDLDNLADIRRSIDFQEMDLQDAAGMKSACEGIDYILHQGALASVPRSVKDPLTSHESNINGTLNLLIAARDAKVRRIVYAASSSAYGDQPTQPKQEDMLPRPLSPYAVQKLTCEYYIQSFYRAYGLEGVCLRYFNIFGPRQAADSPYSGVIAQFTFKMMEGITPTIFGDGLTSRDFNYIDNAVSANLLACIAPSEVATGRVFNVGTGKSHTLNEVYAAIAGQLGFTAKPLYGPPRAGDIQHSLADITRATQELSYQPKAHFHEGLKKTVAWYLEEKQKKEVTALKA; encoded by the coding sequence ATGGCCCGATATCTCATCACCGGAATTGCAGGATTCATCGGCTCGTCCCTGGCGCACACGCTCGTCAAACAGGGACACGACGTACGCGGCATCGACAATCTCTCCACCGGAGATCTCGACAACCTGGCAGACATTCGCCGCTCCATCGACTTCCAGGAGATGGACCTCCAGGACGCAGCCGGCATGAAATCCGCCTGCGAGGGCATCGACTACATCCTCCATCAGGGAGCCCTCGCCTCGGTTCCGCGCTCCGTCAAAGATCCCCTTACCTCGCACGAATCCAACATCAACGGAACCCTGAACCTCCTCATCGCAGCGCGCGACGCCAAGGTTCGCCGCATCGTCTACGCGGCTTCGTCGTCGGCCTACGGCGACCAGCCCACCCAGCCCAAGCAGGAAGACATGCTCCCGCGGCCGCTCTCACCCTATGCCGTCCAGAAGCTCACCTGCGAGTACTACATCCAGTCCTTCTATCGCGCCTACGGGCTCGAAGGCGTCTGCCTGCGCTACTTCAACATCTTCGGCCCCCGTCAGGCTGCCGACTCGCCCTACTCCGGCGTCATCGCCCAGTTCACCTTCAAGATGATGGAGGGCATCACTCCCACCATCTTCGGCGATGGCCTCACCAGCCGCGACTTCAACTACATCGACAACGCCGTCAGCGCCAACCTCCTCGCCTGCATCGCGCCCAGCGAAGTAGCCACAGGCCGCGTCTTCAACGTCGGAACCGGAAAGAGCCACACCCTCAACGAGGTCTACGCCGCCATTGCCGGCCAACTCGGCTTCACGGCCAAGCCGCTCTATGGCCCCCCAAGAGCAGGCGACATTCAGCACTCTCTCGCCGACATTACCCGCGCCACGCAGGAGCTTTCCTACCAACCCAAGGCCCACTTCCACGAAGGCCTCAAGAAGACCGTTGCCTGGTACCTGGAAGAAAAACAGAAAAAGGAAGTGACGGCGCTCAAGGCCTGA
- a CDS encoding type III polyketide synthase: protein MRIASVGTAYPPHRYSQAQISEALTARWQDRMEEPRLINRLFVNCGVDFRNLVFPLDVYENLSGFGPTNDAWIVAAVELGEKAIDTALARVGLTPADISAIFFASVTGIASPTIDARLINRMPFPTSIKRTPIFGLGCVAGAAGISRASDYVRAFPNQYALLLSVELCSLTWQDNDQSIANLISCGLFGDGAAAVVIAGSETALAKRTCATCISGPKILDTRSTFYRHTEHIMGWDIGDMGFKIVLSPDVPKVVNEHLRGNVESFLTDNGLTLGDISSYIFHSGGPKVLEAMENTLGLPDNALEPSWRSLREVGNLSAASVLAVLEDVLVNAPGKPGTYSILAAMGPAFCSELVLLQW, encoded by the coding sequence ATGCGTATTGCATCCGTCGGCACCGCCTATCCACCTCATCGCTACTCCCAGGCACAAATCTCAGAAGCACTTACGGCGCGCTGGCAAGACCGCATGGAGGAGCCTCGCCTCATCAACCGGCTCTTCGTCAACTGCGGGGTCGACTTCCGCAATCTCGTCTTCCCCCTCGACGTCTATGAGAACCTCTCCGGATTCGGCCCCACCAACGATGCCTGGATCGTAGCGGCCGTCGAACTCGGCGAAAAAGCCATCGACACCGCCCTCGCCCGCGTAGGCCTCACCCCAGCCGACATCTCCGCCATCTTCTTCGCCTCGGTCACCGGCATCGCCAGTCCCACCATCGACGCGCGCCTCATCAACCGCATGCCCTTCCCCACCAGCATCAAGCGCACGCCCATCTTCGGTCTCGGCTGCGTCGCCGGTGCCGCCGGCATCTCCCGTGCCTCCGACTACGTCCGCGCCTTCCCCAACCAGTACGCTCTGCTCCTCTCCGTCGAGCTCTGCTCCCTCACCTGGCAGGACAACGACCAGTCCATCGCCAACCTCATCTCCTGCGGCCTCTTCGGCGACGGCGCCGCCGCCGTCGTCATCGCAGGCTCCGAGACCGCACTCGCCAAGCGCACCTGCGCCACCTGCATCTCCGGCCCCAAGATCCTCGACACGCGCTCGACCTTCTACCGACACACCGAGCACATCATGGGCTGGGACATCGGTGACATGGGCTTCAAGATCGTCCTCTCTCCCGACGTCCCCAAGGTCGTCAACGAGCATCTCCGCGGCAACGTTGAGTCCTTCCTCACCGACAATGGCCTGACCCTCGGCGACATTTCGAGCTACATCTTCCACTCCGGCGGCCCCAAGGTCCTCGAAGCCATGGAGAACACCCTCGGCCTCCCAGACAACGCCCTCGAGCCCTCCTGGCGCAGCCTCCGCGAGGTCGGCAATCTCTCCGCCGCCTCTGTCCTCGCCGTCCTCGAAGACGTCCTCGTCAACGCCCCTGGCAAGCCTGGCACCTACAGCATCCTCGCCGCGATGGGCCCAGCCTTCTGTTCGGAGCTCGTTCTCTTGCAGTGGTAG
- a CDS encoding NAD(P)/FAD-dependent oxidoreductase: MPSSTPAAQPDVLIAGAGPAGLAAAIASARKGLHVEVIDAMQPPIDKACGEGLMPDAIRSLGHLGFNLNLDLRNVESHLLRGLRFLNQQPAAAEAIFPGSPGRGIRRTVLHQLLLDRALALGVRFHWENSVQSIEPTSTGHLLRTNRQTLRGRYLIGADGHHSRIATWAGLTQATIHSRRIGLRQHFTIAPWTNFVEVYWSNHGQAYVTPTSANEVCVAFVSNKKFPTVDQALAYFPALQRQLASATLSGAPRGSITLGRTLRRVTTNNIALIGDASGSVDAITGSGLGLCFHQAIALANSLHTENLAAYQYAHRHIQRPSRIISRCLLLIDRFPHLRALTLSAFQRRPLLLEYLLHLHIGHRPCPFGVLTNGLQPDYTC, translated from the coding sequence ATGCCATCTAGCACCCCAGCCGCGCAACCAGACGTCCTCATCGCGGGCGCAGGTCCCGCCGGTCTCGCCGCTGCCATCGCCTCCGCGCGCAAGGGTCTTCACGTCGAAGTTATCGACGCCATGCAGCCCCCCATCGACAAGGCCTGCGGCGAAGGTCTCATGCCCGACGCCATTCGCTCTCTCGGCCATCTCGGCTTCAATCTCAACCTCGATCTCCGCAACGTCGAAAGCCATCTCCTCCGCGGCCTTCGCTTTCTCAACCAACAACCCGCCGCCGCCGAAGCCATCTTCCCCGGCAGCCCCGGCCGAGGCATCCGCCGCACCGTCCTCCATCAGCTTCTGCTCGACCGTGCCCTCGCTCTCGGCGTCCGCTTCCACTGGGAGAACTCCGTCCAAAGCATCGAGCCCACCTCCACCGGCCACCTCCTCCGCACCAATCGCCAAACACTCCGCGGCCGCTATCTCATCGGTGCCGACGGCCACCACTCCCGCATCGCGACCTGGGCCGGCCTCACCCAAGCCACCATCCACTCCCGCCGCATCGGTCTCCGCCAGCACTTCACCATCGCCCCCTGGACCAACTTCGTCGAAGTCTATTGGAGCAATCACGGCCAGGCCTACGTCACCCCAACCTCCGCCAATGAGGTCTGCGTCGCCTTCGTCTCAAACAAAAAATTCCCCACCGTCGACCAGGCTCTAGCCTACTTCCCCGCTCTTCAACGCCAGTTAGCCTCAGCAACCCTCAGCGGCGCTCCTCGCGGATCGATCACGCTCGGCCGCACTCTCCGCCGCGTCACAACAAACAACATCGCCCTCATCGGCGACGCCTCCGGATCGGTCGACGCCATCACCGGCTCCGGCCTCGGCCTCTGCTTCCATCAGGCGATTGCGCTCGCCAACTCTCTCCACACCGAAAACCTCGCCGCCTACCAATACGCTCACCGCCACATCCAGCGCCCGTCCCGCATCATCTCCCGCTGCCTGCTCCTCATCGACCGCTTCCCCCACCTCCGCGCCCTCACCCTCAGCGCCTTCCAGCGACGCCCTCTTCTCCTCGAATATCTCCTCCATCTCCACATCGGTCATCGACCTTGCCCTTTTGGTGTATTGACGAATGGCTTGCAACCGGATTACACCTGCTGA
- a CDS encoding acyl carrier protein: protein MNDIATRCIDIIAKSKSIPADTISLASTFDELNIDSLDKINISFEVEEAFNIEIPDEALSTLRTVGDMVEGVTKLTATTPSTITTH from the coding sequence ATGAACGACATCGCTACACGCTGCATCGACATCATCGCCAAATCAAAGAGCATTCCTGCGGACACCATCTCCCTGGCCAGCACCTTCGACGAGCTCAACATCGACTCCCTCGACAAGATCAACATCTCCTTCGAGGTCGAAGAAGCCTTCAACATCGAGATCCCCGACGAAGCCCTCAGCACTCTCCGCACCGTAGGCGACATGGTCGAAGGCGTAACAAAGCTCACCGCCACCACCCCCTCCACCATCACCACCCACTAG